From Fusobacteriaceae bacterium:
CCTCATCACCACGCCCGGCGCGCTTCATTTGACCTATGACCATATGGGGAACATCGCAGGGACGCTCTACGGGGAGAAGGCCGTCGCCCTTGAAGGCCTGAGCCTGGACAATACCGACGGCGTGATTTCCACCCTCGGCAAGTTGACGATTGATGTAAAGGATCTCCTGAACCGCTACGGCGTCGTCTATACGGATGGCGCCCTGACCATCGCGACCGCGGACCTCCTTGATAATACCGGCGGGATCCTGGTGGGCGAGCTGGATTCGCTCGGCGGCAATAAGCTGATCAATGAGGAAGGTCAGATCCTGACCAATCGAGCGCTGACGCTGGCGAGTCTTTATACGGACAACACAAAGGGCGAAATTTTCACGCCCGAAAGCATCACCGTCAGCGGGGACGTCTTCATCAATGACGGCGGCTATCTCCATACAAACAAAGGCATTACCGTTAATGTAAGCCGGGCGAGCAACCGGGAAGGCTTTATTCTGTCCGACGGACTCACCAAAGAACTGCTGGCGGCTATGGAAGAATCGCCGGCGGCTGAGGCGGAGGAAATACCCGTCGTGGAGACGGCGGAAGAAGAGCGGGAAACAGCTGCCTATGACGGAATCCGGCTGATGTCCAATACGCTCGACAACACGAAAGGGACCATCCGGAGCCTCGGCGACCTCGTGATCTCGGCGGATACGACCAACGACGGCGGCGCGTTGACCGGCGCGAATATCGACTACACAGGGAATATGTCGAACAAAAACGGTCTTGTTTCGGGAGACGCTATCGTCCTTAAAGGAAACATAAACAACAGTGCCGGGAGCGTATCGGGCGATGTCATCACCGTTAAGGGAAACATCAGCGGAAACAGCGGCGGCGTCCTTGCGGGCGATGTCATCGAAATCAGCGGCAATACCAATAATAACGGCGGAGAAATCCAGGGCAATGAGATCGCCTTTGCCGACGGGAGCGTGACGAACGCTTCCGGAAAGATCCTCGGCGGCGCCGTGACCGCAGATGCCAATATCGGGACATTCAATAACGACTACGGCTTCACGCAGGGACTCGGCTACGTCAATCTGACGAACGTCTCCAATGCTCACGGGACAATCACTTCAGATTACAGCGTCTCCATCGCGAACAGCGGAAATCTCAACAATAACTACGGAATAATCGAGGCGAAAAGCGCCGACTACGGCATTGAAATCACGGCGGGCGGGACGCTTCACAACGAATCCGGAAGCATCAAATCCCCGGGGACGGTCTTTGTCAATACGGGCGGCGCGCTGGTTCTCGATGAACGGATTCAGGGAAATACGGCCACATCCCTCGCGGGAAGCGTCATTTCCGTAAACAAGAACCTCTACCGCACGGATATCGTAGAATTGACGGCAAGAAACGGCTTTGCCCTGAACGGATCCCTGGACGCGAAACAACTGAGTCTGAATACGGGGGTTGTCGTTACCGTCAACCACGCCCTGAACGGCCGGGAAGGCCTCTACATCAACGCGCAATCATTGACCAACACCAGCGTCCTTTCCTCGGGGACCATGGTCGCGCTGAGATTGGGCGAAATCAAGACAAAAAAAGTTACCAATGAAGAAGGAAATCTTGTGGACGAGGAATATGTCGACTACAAGATCAACAATAAACTTTTCAACAACGGAACGATCACCTCCCAAAAGGATATCTACATCGCGGCGGGCGAGATGTACAACGAGGAAGGCCACGCGATCAGCGCGCCAAACGGCAGTATTGTGCTGGAGGGAATCAATCTCTACAATACAGGCGCCGTTTCCCGCGCGGGGAACAGCGTCAGCGTCGGAAACGGCGGGCAAATCAAAGGAAAAGAGGTCTATATCAGCCTGAGCGGCAGCCTAATCAACGGATTCCGGGATCCCGGCGGTCTGGAAACCCGGACGGACGGTACGCTGAAGGACAACCGGACCGTTTCCGGCGGGGCCGTCGGCGCCATTGCCGGTACGCAGACGACCAACGTTTCGGCCGGAAACGTTGAAAATAGAGGAAATATCGGAATCGCAGGGTCGGGCACGACCTTCGTGGGCGCAACGGGCCGGATCGTCAATGAAAAAATCGGAAATTACGCCGGCGGGAATATTTTGGGCTTTGATGTGTATGTGGACGGAAACGGCGGCGTTGTCAATACCGGCGCGCTGATCCGGGGAACAAATTCCACGAGCGTCCGATCGCTTTCGGGAACCATTCTCAACCAGACCACGGTAAAAGACGGGGAAATCTGGTTCTCCCACAAGGAAGAAAGCGCCACGGATACGTTCATCTTTTATCCCAATGGCGATGAAATCAAGAAATTTGCCAAAGCCTTTGAAAACGCCGGCAAAGAATTCCCCGGCATGAGTGGATATTTCTCCAAAATAAATCTGTCTGACGCGTCCTACGTCGACGTAACGGATCTGCTTGCCAGCGTCCCCGCCGATGTCCGGGCCGAGTATCAGAGACAGAAAGCGGCGGGAAAATCCGTCAGAATTGTCGCGGCCTATGCCCCTTCGCAAGAAATCGGCGGAGAAAACGGGGGATCCACAACGCCCTGGTACAGTTTCCAGGTGCTGGAAGCGCATGAGGTCGTCGATCTGACCGGAGAAGGACTCAACAATATCGGAACGATCACCTCCGACGGCCTCGTTTGGCTCGAAGGAAACAATATCGAAAATATCGGCGGCTTGATCGCCGGAAACGCGGGAACGACCCTTGAAGCGAAGAACGACATCAACGACAGATCCATTGCCATAGGCTATCGTTACTCCGGCAGCGACAAATCCATCAACGACGGCGGCTATCTGGGTCACGGCGACTGGGATGTGGCCTCCGGGATCAGCAATATTTCCGGGAGAATCGGCGCAGGGGGCAGTACTTCTCTGCTGGCCGGTCGGGACATCAATCTCGTCAACAGTGAAATCGCGGCGGCCGTCAACGCCATCTTTTACGCGGACCGGTATTTGAACAGCCTCGCGGTCTATGACACCGTCTACCGCTATGACTATGACGAGTGGACAGAAGGCGGCCGGTTAAACCGGAAAAAATACAAAGAGACATTTATTGTCAACAATAAGCTGATCAACGGGACGGAAATCGTCGCCGGCGGCAATATTCTCTTCAATATGGGACTCAAAGACGAAAACGGCGTCGAGCGGGCCAACAAAAACCGCGGCGTTTACCTCGAGGAAACCCTGACCCATGCCACAAACGGTTCTCTGGGCGGGAAATCCCTCGGCAACATTTACGTGGAAGGCGGCCTCAACAGCCTCTATTCCTATCATCAAAGAATAAAAAAGCGGAGCGGTATCAGCAAGCTATTCGGCGACGCCTATGATGAAAGAACCGAGAACTCGCAAGAAAT
This genomic window contains:
- a CDS encoding hemagglutinin repeat-containing protein, whose product is MKHKITKAKGPEKTGGFSVKDLRRRVYATVLLLLFQTQIFAGIVPDPITIGTRATRTATGIDQVDIARPNANGASYNAYKEFDVDEKGLILNNNIYIVVDTKLAGLIARNRNLDGGVEAKLIINDVTGAKASQIKGIIEIGGARADVVIANRNGLNINGGGFINVGNATLTTGRLVLKDGDLAEIEVDQGRLDIGSKGIDATSLESLDLSGKTVGIGGPVKGSERTKVRVSAGAQNIQYKTKKVTSKGKTYEGVAIDGKALGSMYSGKIDVISNDKGAGVNLQGDLISLDDMTLTSAGSLTTSGSVRGVKKVRYKAQDKVRIEKSLDAGEKAEIEGATIELAAAVTTGYENAASDALSLEAAGGNISNSGDIEAFGVAKLSGTSLDNSGNIVTPDLRISATELANSGAIQAAAFTLGADSLSNSGLIQTSEINLGANKLVNSGLIGVEKGIAASGKTFFNTGLITTPGALHLTYDHMGNIAGTLYGEKAVALEGLSLDNTDGVISTLGKLTIDVKDLLNRYGVVYTDGALTIATADLLDNTGGILVGELDSLGGNKLINEEGQILTNRALTLASLYTDNTKGEIFTPESITVSGDVFINDGGYLHTNKGITVNVSRASNREGFILSDGLTKELLAAMEESPAAEAEEIPVVETAEEERETAAYDGIRLMSNTLDNTKGTIRSLGDLVISADTTNDGGALTGANIDYTGNMSNKNGLVSGDAIVLKGNINNSAGSVSGDVITVKGNISGNSGGVLAGDVIEISGNTNNNGGEIQGNEIAFADGSVTNASGKILGGAVTADANIGTFNNDYGFTQGLGYVNLTNVSNAHGTITSDYSVSIANSGNLNNNYGIIEAKSADYGIEITAGGTLHNESGSIKSPGTVFVNTGGALVLDERIQGNTATSLAGSVISVNKNLYRTDIVELTARNGFALNGSLDAKQLSLNTGVVVTVNHALNGREGLYINAQSLTNTSVLSSGTMVALRLGEIKTKKVTNEEGNLVDEEYVDYKINNKLFNNGTITSQKDIYIAAGEMYNEEGHAISAPNGSIVLEGINLYNTGAVSRAGNSVSVGNGGQIKGKEVYISLSGSLINGFRDPGGLETRTDGTLKDNRTVSGGAVGAIAGTQTTNVSAGNVENRGNIGIAGSGTTFVGATGRIVNEKIGNYAGGNILGFDVYVDGNGGVVNTGALIRGTNSTSVRSLSGTILNQTTVKDGEIWFSHKEESATDTFIFYPNGDEIKKFAKAFENAGKEFPGMSGYFSKINLSDASYVDVTDLLASVPADVRAEYQRQKAAGKSVRIVAAYAPSQEIGGENGGSTTPWYSFQVLEAHEVVDLTGEGLNNIGTITSDGLVWLEGNNIENIGGLIAGNAGTTLEAKNDINDRSIAIGYRYSGSDKSINDGGYLGHGDWDVASGISNISGRIGAGGSTSLLAGRDINLVNSEIAAAVNAIFYADRYLNSLAVYDTVYRYDYDEWTEGGRLNRKKYKETFIVNNKLINGTEIVAGGNILFNMGLKDENGVERANKNRGVYLEETLTHATNGSLGGKSLGNIYVEGGLNSLYSYHQRIKKRSGISKLFGDAYDERTENSQEIYSLADIYSKKDIVYASDGKLTIKGADIYAEGSIHLSGKKGVSILPGTASSYYMEYLKKSGWTSSFSIGKGGISVGVGYAKSKSKYEQWNFDVIKSVIRADGDFIVVSEEGNYEQISTDINVKGNASITAKDIIIGDMASTVKIKQEQSSSYMGIGLSIGMPIVSTALALVDAAKNPERKMGGLNTVTAAVQARKAYNDFQSAANAMMLGGNYFAVNLSLSFSKNKSKYQSEAVNSVGSALNVGGNLTINGDNLHVTGSKIDVKGNIDYSILGNILVEAGRNAFSESSKSSGFSLGFSTNALDKENNFNPIADKNGILQLGYSTNKSWADGVNWNVSTITAGGNTNYNVGGDVIYKGAVVTTGSVSGTIGGNLYTETLQDYFNGGQKGYSLSVGIGFGKHKERGKNGTITESDNPYLQSLGVGYVTGHTETKLSNNPTKFTANG